AAGCCTGCCAGTATTCCTGAGCATGAAATTGACCTCATCAAACGTTTCCTGCGTGAATACCAGGACGTGGAAGTGGAACGTTTCCCCATACAGGAAGACGATCTGATACGCATCACTGCCGGACCGCTCATGCATCAGCATGGCAGGGTGGTGGAAGCCAGCAAGAATACAGTGAAAGCTGTATTGTACAGCATGGGCTTCTCCCTCATCGCTACTGTGAAGACCAGCGATCTGATGCTGATGAATAACAACAACACAAAAGAATACGCTGGTTCCGCGAAAGTAGGTGTCAGCAGTGCTATCTAAAATATCAACCCTAAACATTTATGCTACACGTATTATTATGTGGAGGGTCAGGAACCCGTCTCTGGCCACTATCAAATAAACAGACGCCGAAACAACTGCTGCCGTTATTTGACGGACAGAGTTTATTGCAATTAACATGGGTGCGCAATAACAGCTTCTGTGATAGTGTCATAGCGGTAGTGAATGAGCAACAGGCCGACATTGTGAATAAGCAGCTGCAGGAAGCAGGTGCCACCAATATCCAGATGCTGGCTGAACCTGTAGGTCGTAACACGGCTGCAGCCATCGCGCTGGCGGCATTCTCCGCGTCTCCTGAAACTATCCTGCTTATCACACCTGCTGATCACCTTATTGGTACGCCTGATCTGTATGCTGAAACCATACAGAAAGCTGCTGCATTAGCTGCTGAAGGACACCTGGTGACCATCGGTCTGAAACCTGCTTATCCTGAAACAGGATACGGTTATATTCAGCATGCCGGTTATGATGTCGTTCGCTTTACGGAAAAGCCAAACGCTGTTACTGCTGAAGCAATGCTGCAAAGTGGTGATTACCTCTGGAACAGCGGTATCTTCTGCGGCAAAGCAGGCGTACTGTTACAACAGCTGCTGGAATATGCACCAGAAATTTATGCGGCTGCTTCCGAAGCAGCGGCCATCTGGAAAGAAACCGGCGTGATACCACTGGCGGCTATGGAAGCTATTCCTTCTGATAGTATCGACTACGCTGTACTGGAAAAAAGTAATATCGTGAAGGTGGTACCAAGTGCCATGCAATGGAGTGATGTAGGTGGTTACGAAGCACTGGCAGAAGCACTCGCGAGTCACTACCGTTACAGCAACCATCAGGCAGTATTCATTGAAAGTGATCCCGTGAACAGCATGGTGATCGGAAAAGATAAACTGGTCGCATTGGTAGGCGTGGAAAACGTAGTGGTGGTAAATACCCCCGAAGCCCTGCTGATATTACAGAAAGGAAAAGGACAGGAAATAAAACAACTGCATCAGTGGGTGAAGGAGAACAGGCCTGAACTGCTGTAAACAATAGACAACCGTATGCAACTTAACGATAAAATATATGTAGCCGGTCACCGTGGAATGGTGGGTGGCGCTATCAGCAGAAGATTACAGACACTGGGTTATAATAACCTGGTGACAAGAACTTCCGCAGAGCTGGATCTGCGCTCTCAGGCTGCTGTGAATGAATTCTTCGCGACAGAAAAGCCGGAATATGTATTCCTGGCTGCCGCAAAAGTAGGCGGTATTCATGCTAACAATACCTATCGTGCAGAATTCCTGTATGATAATCTCATCATGGAAGCTAACATCATCCATGCTGCACACCAGAACGGTGTGAAAAAACTCATGTTCCTCGGCAGCTCCTGCATCTATCCTAAAATGGCGCCACAGCCACTGCGGGAAGATAGTCTGCTGACCGGATTACTAGAGCCAACCAACGAACCTTACGCCATTGCCAAAATAGCTGGTATCAAATTATGCGAAGCATACCGCGACCAGTACGGCGCTAACTTTATCAGTGTAATGCCTACTAACCTGTATGGCATCGGTGATAACTACCATCCCGAAAATTCACATGTACTGCCGGCACTGATCCGTCGCTTTCATGAAGCAAAGGAGAACAATGCGCCTGAAGTTACTGTATGGGGAAGTGGTACACCGAAACGTGAGTTCCTGTATGCAGACGACCTGGCTGCTGCCTGCGTTTATCTGATGCTGCATTACGATGGAAAAGAACTGGTGAACATCGGAACAGGTGAAGACCTTACTATCCGTGAACTGGCAGAGACTGTCAAAGAAGTAGTGGGCTATACAGGTGCGCTCGTTTTTGATGCGACTAAACCTGACGGGACGCCCCGTAAGCTCATGGATGTTTCCAAGCTTAATAACCTGGGCTGGAAACACAGCGTAGAACTGAAAGAAGGCCTTCAACTGGCCTATGCCGACTTTTTGCAGAAAAAACAGATGGTCACATTGTAATAAAATTGTTTAACCGCGTCTCAACAGTTATTAAATGAAAGCAATCGTAATTGGAACCGGATATGTAGGGCTCGTTACCGGTGCCTGTCTCGCAGAAGTAGGTACACAGGTAGTTTGTGTAGATGTGAATGCCGAGAAGATCAATAACCTCCAGAATGGTATCTTACCTATTTATGAACCGGGTCTCGAAGAGATCGTTACCCGTAACTATAACAACGGCCGCCTGTCCTTCAGTACGAATCTGGCTGAAGTGATCCCTGGCGCCGATATCGCCTTCATCGCGGTAGGTACCCCTCCCGGTGAAGATGGTAGCGCTGACCTGCAATATGTACTGCAGGTAGCAAAAGAGATCGGTACACATATGACCGATTACCTGGTGGTCGTTACCAAGAGCACTGTACCTGTTGGTACTGCTGTGAAAGTGAACAGAGAGATCAAACAGGCTATGCTGGACAGAGGCGCACTGCTCGACTACGACGTGGCGTCTAATCCTGAGTTCCTCAAGGAAGGTGCTGCTGTACAGGACTTCCTGAAGCCTGACCGTATCGTTTGTGGCGTGAACACTGACCGCGCAAAAGAAGTACTGGAGCGCCTGTATCATCCATTCCTGCTGAACGGTCGTCCGATCATCTTTATGGACATCGCTTCTGCTGAGATGACAAAGTATGCGGCTAACGCAATGCTGGCTACAAAGATCTCCTTCATCAATGATATCGCTAACCTCTGCGAACTGGTAGGTGCTGATGTGAACAAAGTGCGTAAAGGTATCGGTAGTGATGCGAGGATCGGTAACAGCTTTATCTATCCTGGTATCGGTTATGGCGGTTCCTGCTTCCCGAAAGATGTGAAGGCACTGGTACGTACCGGTATGGAATATGGCCACGGCTTACGTATCCTGGAAGCGGTAGAAGCTGTGAATAATGATCAGAAGAAAGTACTGTTCCACAAGATCAGCAAACACTTCGATGGTATGCTGAAAGACAAGACCTTCGCTGTATGGGGACTTTCCTTCAAGCCAGGTACCGACGATATGCGCGAGGCATCCAGCCTGGTGCTGATCGAGGCCCTGCTGGAAGCAGGTGCGAAAGTACGCGTGTTTGACCCGGTAGCAGCGCATGAAGCGAAAAAGACACTGGGTGAAAGCGTCACCTGGGCAACCGACCTGTATGATGCGGCTGAAGGCGCTGACGCCGTCCTGCTGGTGACTGAGTGGAACGAATTCCGCCTGCCGGACTGGACCCGTATTAAACAAATTGTGAAAACCCCTGTTGTATTTGACGGCAGGAACATATATGACAACACATATCTTGAGAAAAACGGTTTTATCTGTTACAGCATTGGTATATCCCAGCCGGCAGTGAGCGTACTCTCCAGAAGTTAATTACATTATTCCCCCACTTATCTTAATTAAACAAAATAGTATGAAAGTTGCTTTAATCACTGGTGTAAATGGACAAGACGGCGCGTACCTGGCTGAGCTGCTGCTTGAAAAAGGATATATGGTGCATGGCGTAAAACGTCGCGCGTCACTGCTGAACACAGATAGGATCGACCATTTATATCAGGACCCTCATAGTGAAAACGTACGCTTCAGACTGCACTACGGCGATATGACCGATAGTACTAACCTGATCCGTATCATTCAGGAAACGCAACCTGACGAGATCTATAATCTCGCTGCTATGAGCCATGTGAAAGTAAGTTTTGATACACCTGAATATACTGCAAATGCAGATGGTATAGGTACACTGCGCATACTGGAAGCACTGCGCATCTTGAAACTGGAAAAGAAAACAAGGGTATACCAGGCAAGTACTTCCGAGCTGTATGGTCTGGTACAGGAAGTTCCTCAGAGAGAGACCACTCCTTTCTACCCTCGTAGCCCATATGCAGTAGCTAAATTATATGCTTACTGGATCACCGTTAACTACAGGGAAGCATATGGTATGTTTGCCTGCAACGGTATCCTGTTCAACCATGAAAGTCCGCTGCGTGGTGAAACTTTCGTCACCCGTAAGATCACCCGCGCTGTAGCAGCGATCGCACTGGGCCTGCAGGACAAGCTGTACCTGGGTAACCTGGATGCACGCCGTGACTGGGGACACGCGAAAGATTATGTAGAAGCAATGTGGAGAATTCTCCAGCAGGATACACCGGAAGACTATGTGATCGCAACAGGTATCACGACACCGGTACGTGATTTTGTACGTATGGCATTCGCTGAACTGGGCATCGAACTGAAATTCGAAGGTACCGGTGTAGATGAAGTAGCTTACGTAAGCGCTTGTAATAATGAAGAGTATACGCTGCCTATCGGTAAGCAGGTACTGGCAGTTGATCCGGCTTACTTCCGTCCTACAGAAGTGGAACTGCTGATCGGCGATCCTACCAAATCCAAGACTAAATTAGGTTGGGAACCTAAATACGATCTGCAGGAACTGGTGAGTGAAATGGTAACATGCGACGTGGAATTATTCAGAAAAGACAGTAAAACTCAGTGGGAACAATTGGCAGGATAAGAGCTTGCTTTGCCGGAATCTGTTATGCGCGTAAAAGTTTTTAATCAGTTATCAAGTAATCCTAAGTACAACAAAACACTGCAATGGGTAAAACTGCTCACCGTGACCGGGTTTGCCCAGGTGTTTGTACAGGTGGTCAGTTTGCTGAGTGGCATCCTGGTGATCCGCCTGCTGAGTGTTGAAGAATATGCCTTGTACACACTGGCGAATACCATGCTGGGTACAATGACAGTACTTGCCGACGGTGGTATTTCCACCGGTGTGATGTCACAGGGAAGCCAGGTATGGCAGGACCGTGATAAATTAGGCACTGTACTTGCTACAGGGATGGACCTTCGCCGCAAGTTTGCGGTAGGTAGTTTGCTGGTGTCTATACCGGTGCTGCTTTATCTGATGCAGCATCACGGGGCCAGCTGGCTGATGTCCATCCTGATCGTGTTGTCGCTGATCCTGTCTTTCTTCATGGCACTGTCAGGCACACTGTTGCAGATAGCGCCCAAGCTGAGACAGGATATTACGCCGCTGCAAAAGAATCAGGTGATTATGAATATTGGCAGACTGGCATTGCTGTGTCTGACCATTTTCATTTTTCCGTTTGCCTTTATAGCATTACTGGCAGCAGGGTTGCCACAGATTTGGGGGAACCTTAACCTGCGGAAGATCTCTGCAGGATATGCAGACTGGCATAAGAAACCGGATCCACAGATCAGGCAGAATATCATGAAGATGGTGAAAAGATTGCTGCCAATGGCGATCTACACCTGCTTCTCCGGACAGATCACGATCTGGCTCATTTCCATCTTCGGTACCACGGCGGGCGTCGCTTCCCTTGGTGCACTGGACAGATTATCAATGGCCCTCAGTTTTATTACGATCGTCTTTGGTACCGTGGTTTTACCCAGGTTTTCCAGACTGCCGAATAACAAGGGCCTGCTGATGAAACGGTTTATGCAGATTGAAGCCGGATTGCTGGCCATGAGCGTCTGTATCATTTTTACAGCCTGGTTGTTTTCCGCGCAGATATTAAAAGTGCTGGGTCCTAACTATTCTCATCTGACAAATGAAGTGGTATTAAAGATCACGATCAGCTGTCTGGGGATCATTGCCACCTCGACTTTTTCTCTCTTTACCAGCAGAAGCTGGGCCATTAATCCGTTCATTTCAATTCCGGTGAGTATTGCATCGATCGCCATAGGGGTGGCATTTATTGATATCTCCTCTCTGGGCGGTGTACTCCGCATGAACATTATGATACAGCTGATACAGGTAGCGATGAACGTATCGTATAGCCTGATCAAGATCAGCAGAACAAATAACTCTTTACCCACTGAACAATAACAAAGAAATTATATGACATATTACTATCAGGTAGAAGGCTTACTTCGGAACAATATCGGAGACGTACTTCAGGGAATGGTTGCAAAAGACCTTTTGCCTGAAGGCGCAAGGGTAGCTGACAGGGAAGCGATCGCTGACCTGGCTGGCAGAGATAGTGGTGTACTGGTAGCAAATGGCTGGTACATGCACTCTTTTGCGAAGTTTCCTCCACCAGATAATATTACGCCGGTATATGCCGCTGTACACATTGCGAACTCCGCACTGCTGTCAAGCGAACATGTAAGAGAGCATTTCAAAAAGCACGCGCCGATCGGCTGCCGTGATACGAAGACTTTACAGCTGATGCTGGGCTGGGGTATTCCTGCCTACTATTCCAGCTGCCTGACCATCACTGCCAAACCACGTGGTCCTATCAACAGCAAACCTGATGGGGAAGTACTGCTGGTAGATAACGTAGACCATCCGGTACCGGATGATGTAGTGGCCAAACTGGAAAAAGTACTGGGCAGGAAG
The DNA window shown above is from Chitinophaga agri and carries:
- a CDS encoding mannose-1-phosphate guanylyltransferase, which produces MLHVLLCGGSGTRLWPLSNKQTPKQLLPLFDGQSLLQLTWVRNNSFCDSVIAVVNEQQADIVNKQLQEAGATNIQMLAEPVGRNTAAAIALAAFSASPETILLITPADHLIGTPDLYAETIQKAAALAAEGHLVTIGLKPAYPETGYGYIQHAGYDVVRFTEKPNAVTAEAMLQSGDYLWNSGIFCGKAGVLLQQLLEYAPEIYAAASEAAAIWKETGVIPLAAMEAIPSDSIDYAVLEKSNIVKVVPSAMQWSDVGGYEALAEALASHYRYSNHQAVFIESDPVNSMVIGKDKLVALVGVENVVVVNTPEALLILQKGKGQEIKQLHQWVKENRPELL
- a CDS encoding UpxY family transcription antiterminator; the protein is MEQKTHTWYAVYTKPRWEKKVADALVRKQIETYCPLNRVTHQWSDRKKIVEEPLFKSYVFVRIPEDKKTLVRETSGIVNFVYWLGKPASIPEHEIDLIKRFLREYQDVEVERFPIQEDDLIRITAGPLMHQHGRVVEASKNTVKAVLYSMGFSLIATVKTSDLMLMNNNNTKEYAGSAKVGVSSAI
- a CDS encoding UDP-glucose dehydrogenase family protein; translated protein: MKAIVIGTGYVGLVTGACLAEVGTQVVCVDVNAEKINNLQNGILPIYEPGLEEIVTRNYNNGRLSFSTNLAEVIPGADIAFIAVGTPPGEDGSADLQYVLQVAKEIGTHMTDYLVVVTKSTVPVGTAVKVNREIKQAMLDRGALLDYDVASNPEFLKEGAAVQDFLKPDRIVCGVNTDRAKEVLERLYHPFLLNGRPIIFMDIASAEMTKYAANAMLATKISFINDIANLCELVGADVNKVRKGIGSDARIGNSFIYPGIGYGGSCFPKDVKALVRTGMEYGHGLRILEAVEAVNNDQKKVLFHKISKHFDGMLKDKTFAVWGLSFKPGTDDMREASSLVLIEALLEAGAKVRVFDPVAAHEAKKTLGESVTWATDLYDAAEGADAVLLVTEWNEFRLPDWTRIKQIVKTPVVFDGRNIYDNTYLEKNGFICYSIGISQPAVSVLSRS
- the gmd gene encoding GDP-mannose 4,6-dehydratase, with product MKVALITGVNGQDGAYLAELLLEKGYMVHGVKRRASLLNTDRIDHLYQDPHSENVRFRLHYGDMTDSTNLIRIIQETQPDEIYNLAAMSHVKVSFDTPEYTANADGIGTLRILEALRILKLEKKTRVYQASTSELYGLVQEVPQRETTPFYPRSPYAVAKLYAYWITVNYREAYGMFACNGILFNHESPLRGETFVTRKITRAVAAIALGLQDKLYLGNLDARRDWGHAKDYVEAMWRILQQDTPEDYVIATGITTPVRDFVRMAFAELGIELKFEGTGVDEVAYVSACNNEEYTLPIGKQVLAVDPAYFRPTEVELLIGDPTKSKTKLGWEPKYDLQELVSEMVTCDVELFRKDSKTQWEQLAG
- a CDS encoding MATE family efflux transporter yields the protein MRVKVFNQLSSNPKYNKTLQWVKLLTVTGFAQVFVQVVSLLSGILVIRLLSVEEYALYTLANTMLGTMTVLADGGISTGVMSQGSQVWQDRDKLGTVLATGMDLRRKFAVGSLLVSIPVLLYLMQHHGASWLMSILIVLSLILSFFMALSGTLLQIAPKLRQDITPLQKNQVIMNIGRLALLCLTIFIFPFAFIALLAAGLPQIWGNLNLRKISAGYADWHKKPDPQIRQNIMKMVKRLLPMAIYTCFSGQITIWLISIFGTTAGVASLGALDRLSMALSFITIVFGTVVLPRFSRLPNNKGLLMKRFMQIEAGLLAMSVCIIFTAWLFSAQILKVLGPNYSHLTNEVVLKITISCLGIIATSTFSLFTSRSWAINPFISIPVSIASIAIGVAFIDISSLGGVLRMNIMIQLIQVAMNVSYSLIKISRTNNSLPTEQ
- the fcl gene encoding GDP-L-fucose synthase encodes the protein MQLNDKIYVAGHRGMVGGAISRRLQTLGYNNLVTRTSAELDLRSQAAVNEFFATEKPEYVFLAAAKVGGIHANNTYRAEFLYDNLIMEANIIHAAHQNGVKKLMFLGSSCIYPKMAPQPLREDSLLTGLLEPTNEPYAIAKIAGIKLCEAYRDQYGANFISVMPTNLYGIGDNYHPENSHVLPALIRRFHEAKENNAPEVTVWGSGTPKREFLYADDLAAACVYLMLHYDGKELVNIGTGEDLTIRELAETVKEVVGYTGALVFDATKPDGTPRKLMDVSKLNNLGWKHSVELKEGLQLAYADFLQKKQMVTL